In bacterium, the following are encoded in one genomic region:
- a CDS encoding PepSY-like domain-containing protein, translating into MRYFIIAMFFLPLLSSCAEAQADIPPAVSKAFDVKFPGAVDLRWDKEDAKTYEAEFTMDGSEMSALFDASGTWMETETSIKTRDLPQAVHETIAKQFSGYDIEDAEQIEDAKGSISYEVELENEEHSVEVVFTADGHVLKQKAEKEDGQNERDND; encoded by the coding sequence ATGCGCTATTTCATCATCGCAATGTTTTTCCTCCCCCTTCTCTCTTCCTGTGCCGAGGCACAGGCGGATATCCCCCCTGCAGTCAGCAAGGCGTTCGATGTGAAGTTCCCTGGAGCAGTCGATCTGCGCTGGGACAAGGAGGACGCCAAAACTTACGAGGCCGAGTTCACAATGGACGGCAGCGAAATGTCCGCGTTGTTCGATGCTTCGGGCACGTGGATGGAAACGGAGACGAGCATCAAAACCAGGGACCTTCCGCAGGCGGTGCACGAGACGATTGCGAAACAATTCTCCGGATATGACATCGAAGACGCTGAGCAGATCGAGGATGCGAAAGGAAGCATCTCGTACGAGGTCGAACTCGAAAATGAAGAGCACAGTGTGGAAGTCGTGTTCACCGCCGATGGACATGTGCTAAAGCAGAAGGCGGAAAAGGAAGATGGTCAGAACGAACGTGACAACGACTGA
- a CDS encoding HAMP domain-containing histidine kinase — protein sequence MRLMWKTTLTSAVLVLAAFVVAGVFMIFLLTRIMNDEIDEHLLRLCDRAQRQIALQQQPRDADVRVLGTGSVQKTEDEFQDVMLRDGGSEAEPFRVLHAIRTVRDTAYAITVRSSRLESEDLSEALLLVFLLAGGFLVLTSVIVHGLVARRLWKPFYSTLDLLRDFSVRDDADIEWSATRTREFAEMTAALDALTARVRNEYSTLKEFTENASHELQTPLSVLRTKLDRLRQDIAPGSDAAHTIASMETALDRLTRLNRSLLLLARLENRQYDIGPGTDLGALVSRQITTVRELFDSAGYLLETDIAADAHQPVNQHLFDIMLSNLLSNALRYTANGRTVRVTLNTDTLSVENPGDPPDVPVEDLFKRFRKAGGDTEATGLGLSIVREIAAFHRWKVTYRYEKGMHIVTVHFHL from the coding sequence ATGAGACTGATGTGGAAAACAACTCTGACGAGCGCGGTTCTCGTACTTGCTGCCTTCGTCGTTGCCGGCGTTTTCATGATCTTTCTCCTGACACGAATCATGAACGACGAGATCGACGAGCATCTGCTCCGACTCTGCGATCGGGCACAACGGCAGATCGCACTGCAGCAGCAGCCTCGGGATGCTGATGTGCGCGTGTTGGGAACGGGGAGCGTTCAGAAGACTGAGGACGAGTTTCAGGATGTCATGCTGCGAGACGGCGGCAGCGAAGCAGAACCGTTTCGCGTCCTTCACGCCATACGCACGGTGCGAGACACTGCGTATGCCATTACCGTGCGTTCGTCGCGGCTCGAATCCGAAGACCTTTCGGAGGCCCTGCTCCTCGTCTTTCTCCTCGCAGGAGGATTCCTGGTCCTCACCAGTGTGATCGTGCACGGACTGGTTGCACGACGACTCTGGAAGCCGTTTTACTCTACCCTCGATTTACTCCGTGACTTTTCGGTCCGTGACGATGCTGATATCGAGTGGAGTGCGACGCGAACGAGAGAGTTCGCCGAAATGACGGCAGCACTGGATGCACTGACCGCGCGGGTACGCAATGAGTATTCGACACTGAAGGAATTCACCGAGAACGCCTCGCATGAACTGCAGACTCCGCTATCCGTACTCCGCACCAAGCTGGATCGTCTGCGGCAGGATATTGCCCCCGGGAGTGATGCCGCTCACACGATCGCATCGATGGAAACCGCGTTGGATCGTCTGACGAGGCTGAATCGCAGCCTGCTGCTGCTCGCCCGGCTCGAGAACAGACAGTATGATATCGGACCCGGAACGGATCTCGGTGCACTGGTATCCCGCCAGATCACGACGGTCCGGGAGCTGTTCGACTCTGCCGGCTACCTGCTGGAGACCGACATCGCTGCAGATGCACATCAGCCCGTCAATCAGCACCTCTTCGACATCATGCTGTCGAATCTGCTCTCCAACGCCCTGCGCTATACCGCAAACGGGCGCACCGTTCGCGTGACCCTGAACACCGACACCCTGAGCGTTGAGAATCCCGGCGATCCGCCCGACGTCCCGGTCGAGGATTTGTTCAAGCGTTTCCGCAAGGCCGGAGGAGATACAGAGGCGACGGGACTCGGATTATCCATCGTACGTGAAATTGCTGCCTTCCACAGGTGGAAGGTCACGTATCGATACGAGAAGGGCATGCACATCGTCACCGTCCATTTTCATCTTTAG
- a CDS encoding HlyD family efflux transporter periplasmic adaptor subunit: MNGSTDRLHHALMRNAAVTTMILLLLAGCNSDTGKRSMSRLPGTPVKTVRPLRSDLTEFVNMNAYTKFLRKESVRATFQGFVADVRKNIGDRVAVNDTLLRMRTREAAADDSLAVRVGETSFSGVVVVRAHTAGILTSLPFKGGDFVNEGEQVAEIVDLASMRIVLNVPYQYAAALKPHATCTLQLPDGHLHPARVEHSLPSVDPVSQTQSFLLRTDGMGFLPEHLNLQARVPIRTVHDALVLPRSAVMCDEMQTQFWVMRVAGDTLALRVNIEPGLETDSLVQVLHPALDSAALYISKGAFGLADSARITLSR, translated from the coding sequence ATGAACGGCAGCACTGATCGATTGCATCATGCCCTGATGAGAAACGCGGCAGTGACCACCATGATCCTGCTGCTGTTGGCAGGATGCAACAGTGATACGGGTAAACGCAGCATGAGCAGGTTGCCGGGAACACCGGTGAAGACCGTGCGTCCGCTACGCTCGGATCTTACAGAGTTCGTGAACATGAATGCATACACGAAGTTTCTGCGTAAGGAATCCGTGCGTGCCACGTTCCAGGGATTCGTTGCCGATGTACGAAAAAATATCGGCGACAGGGTCGCGGTAAACGATACCCTCCTGCGCATGCGTACGCGTGAAGCCGCTGCGGACGACAGCCTCGCAGTGCGCGTGGGCGAAACGTCCTTCAGCGGAGTTGTCGTCGTCCGGGCACATACTGCTGGTATCCTCACATCGCTACCATTCAAGGGAGGGGATTTCGTGAACGAAGGCGAACAGGTGGCCGAGATCGTCGATCTCGCTTCAATGCGCATCGTGCTGAACGTTCCCTACCAGTATGCGGCTGCACTGAAGCCGCATGCGACATGTACACTGCAGCTTCCCGACGGTCACCTGCATCCGGCGCGGGTGGAACACAGTCTGCCCAGCGTAGACCCGGTGTCACAGACGCAATCATTCCTTCTCAGGACCGACGGGATGGGTTTCCTGCCTGAGCACCTGAACCTGCAGGCTCGTGTGCCAATCCGAACCGTTCATGATGCACTGGTTCTTCCGCGTTCCGCGGTGATGTGCGATGAGATGCAGACACAATTCTGGGTCATGCGTGTCGCAGGCGATACGCTGGCTTTGCGCGTGAATATCGAACCCGGGCTTGAAACGGACAGCCTTGTCCAGGTGCTGCATCCGGCGCTTGACTCGGCAGCGCTCTACATCTCCAAAGGTGCATTCGGACTGGCGGACTCCGCACGCATCACGCTCTCTCGCTGA
- a CDS encoding response regulator transcription factor — MNILVVEDEPSLLEEILHSLQGQTGVCEAARTFAEAEEKLLLHEYDVVILDIMLPDGSGLRLLRMLREMQVGSGIIIISARDALDDKLEGLATGADDYLTKPFHVAELNARVQAVYRRRYMNSDDAIAVGSIRIEPGARKVLVGAAEVPLTAKEFELLLYFAVNAGRILSKHAIADHLWGDAYDTADNFQFVYVHLNNLRKKLQDAGVTDAIQTLYGIGYRMEAP; from the coding sequence ATGAACATTCTCGTAGTTGAGGACGAACCTTCCCTGCTGGAGGAGATACTGCACAGTCTCCAGGGGCAGACCGGTGTTTGCGAAGCGGCGCGGACCTTCGCGGAAGCGGAAGAGAAACTGCTTCTGCATGAGTACGATGTCGTGATACTCGACATCATGCTCCCCGATGGCAGCGGACTCCGATTGCTGCGCATGCTCAGGGAGATGCAGGTCGGCAGCGGCATCATCATCATCTCTGCAAGGGATGCACTCGACGACAAACTCGAGGGGCTCGCAACTGGAGCCGACGATTACCTGACCAAACCCTTCCACGTGGCTGAACTCAATGCCCGCGTGCAGGCCGTGTACCGCAGGCGCTACATGAACAGCGATGATGCCATCGCCGTCGGTAGCATCCGGATCGAACCCGGTGCGCGGAAAGTGCTCGTCGGAGCTGCCGAGGTTCCGTTGACGGCAAAGGAGTTTGAATTGCTCCTCTATTTTGCCGTGAATGCGGGACGTATCCTGAGCAAACATGCCATCGCCGATCACCTGTGGGGCGATGCGTACGATACGGCGGACAATTTCCAGTTCGTGTATGTGCACTTGAACAATCTTCGGAAAAAACTGCAGGACGCGGGTGTGACCGATGCCATTCAGACGCTCTACGGCATCGGGTACAGGATGGAAGCGCCATGA
- a CDS encoding T9SS type A sorting domain-containing protein, with product MRSSYAIAVLILLTVQLTAQPYQTVYPGFEHVEYTGLFVLGQRVYRVGLEHVIEMSSDNGETWHSLTPHVRQFNIVQVAAARDYAIATLLPMRWAPDGWEDSTHTSLLLFTKDEIEPRLIEVPWFIPVTEPFRRYLFCDATDDAIFLQQGYTDAALIRSTDLGRTWEKLPIPDSLNTRHSLYFHDRDVGMLIGMHLGMVGTFVFTTQDAGRSWMRASVAPCPSWGGELYDRLKPPAIWISADTVMYLDESYVTQMSTDGGETWSPQTNWSGSITSYFLGRDGSGYLAFDGGTIAKTSGFGANAITIRESLYLNSRQIPLLLHTEPDNLFYADVYGVTAHSNDGGLSWVDEKYQRYTSATRPRIFSMDTVFMSVYPTQEPYSSNWYMRTTDGGETWDECIDMRNRDWENLHVATPEVWYATRATTPEDDDIVLRTSDAGRTWNAVDEGSSDWLRINTWKGTFSVGEEVFWFPMDSVFRATNDGGTTWRSIDPGVGRLYQGTLDISHYPYCYFVTAGLIFSSTDGGDHWSRFPSAPRSWRTGQLAITPNGTVYVQARDNSSGASVEKMFRSFDHGATWDSVDVTQTQITFSTIDDEGRSCGYAARSIFQGGRPMVSTTDGWQTFRVEGEMFSDVFQDIRFIDSDNGYVTTRYSIFKTTNGGINWTNVTPSIPQSPRILSIWPQPLTQGGMMSTEIELIRPGPVRIELYDLLGRRRAVVWDAEVTVTRRTVQWSTIGLERGVYVLRMAAGNGVASGKVVVN from the coding sequence ATGCGTTCATCATATGCGATAGCAGTCCTGATCCTGTTGACCGTACAGCTCACGGCGCAGCCATACCAAACAGTGTATCCCGGATTTGAGCATGTCGAGTACACCGGACTGTTCGTGCTCGGACAGCGGGTCTACCGGGTCGGTCTCGAGCATGTCATTGAGATGTCCTCCGACAATGGCGAGACCTGGCACTCCCTGACTCCACATGTGCGACAGTTCAATATCGTTCAGGTCGCCGCTGCGCGGGATTACGCTATCGCGACACTGCTGCCGATGCGCTGGGCGCCGGATGGGTGGGAGGATTCGACACATACATCCCTGCTGTTGTTTACGAAGGACGAAATCGAACCGAGGCTGATCGAAGTCCCGTGGTTCATTCCCGTGACAGAACCGTTCAGGCGCTATCTCTTCTGCGATGCAACTGACGACGCGATCTTTCTCCAACAGGGCTACACCGATGCCGCGCTGATACGCAGCACGGATCTCGGACGGACCTGGGAGAAGCTGCCCATCCCGGACTCCCTGAACACGAGACACTCCCTGTACTTTCATGACAGGGATGTCGGTATGTTAATAGGAATGCATCTCGGCATGGTGGGAACATTCGTGTTTACGACACAGGATGCCGGGCGAAGTTGGATGCGTGCGTCCGTCGCGCCTTGTCCAAGTTGGGGTGGCGAATTGTATGACAGACTGAAACCGCCCGCAATCTGGATCTCCGCGGACACCGTCATGTATCTCGATGAGAGTTACGTTACACAGATGTCGACCGATGGCGGGGAGACCTGGTCACCACAGACGAACTGGTCGGGTTCGATAACATCATACTTCCTGGGGAGGGATGGAAGCGGCTATCTCGCGTTCGATGGCGGTACGATCGCAAAAACCAGCGGTTTTGGTGCGAACGCTATCACCATCCGCGAATCGCTGTACCTCAACAGCCGGCAGATACCCCTCCTCCTGCACACTGAACCCGACAATCTGTTTTATGCGGATGTGTATGGCGTGACTGCACACAGTAATGATGGCGGACTCAGCTGGGTGGATGAAAAATACCAGCGATACACGTCCGCGACCAGACCTCGTATATTCTCGATGGATACGGTGTTCATGAGCGTGTATCCGACGCAGGAGCCGTATTCATCAAATTGGTACATGCGAACGACGGACGGAGGGGAGACCTGGGACGAGTGTATCGACATGCGCAACCGAGACTGGGAGAATCTTCACGTCGCCACCCCGGAGGTCTGGTATGCAACGAGAGCTACAACCCCGGAGGACGACGACATTGTCCTTCGAACGTCGGATGCGGGACGCACCTGGAATGCCGTTGATGAAGGTTCATCCGACTGGCTGCGGATCAACACGTGGAAGGGAACGTTTTCCGTCGGTGAGGAGGTGTTCTGGTTCCCCATGGATTCTGTGTTCCGCGCTACAAACGACGGTGGGACCACCTGGCGCAGCATCGATCCGGGTGTTGGGAGACTGTACCAGGGTACGCTCGACATCTCTCACTATCCGTACTGTTATTTCGTTACTGCCGGCCTGATCTTCAGCTCCACTGACGGGGGTGACCACTGGTCGAGATTTCCATCTGCCCCAAGATCGTGGAGAACGGGACAGCTCGCGATCACACCAAACGGGACCGTGTATGTTCAGGCTCGGGATAACAGCTCGGGAGCTTCGGTGGAGAAAATGTTCCGCTCCTTCGATCACGGCGCGACATGGGATTCCGTCGATGTCACTCAAACGCAGATCACGTTTTCCACGATCGATGACGAAGGAAGGAGTTGCGGGTATGCTGCCAGGTCGATCTTTCAAGGAGGGCGACCTATGGTGTCAACGACCGACGGATGGCAGACGTTTCGGGTGGAAGGCGAGATGTTCTCCGACGTGTTTCAGGATATCCGGTTTATCGACAGCGACAACGGATACGTGACGACGAGATATTCCATCTTCAAAACCACCAACGGCGGCATCAACTGGACGAACGTGACGCCCTCCATTCCACAATCCCCCCGCATCCTCTCCATCTGGCCGCAGCCGCTGACGCAGGGCGGGATGATGAGCACGGAGATCGAACTCATCCGGCCGGGACCCGTTCGCATCGAACTCTACGACCTTCTCGGCCGCAGGAGGGCGGTGGTGTGGGATGCCGAGGTCACTGTCACCCGGCGAACTGTGCAATGGTCCACCATCGGACTCGAACGCGGGGTGTACGTGCTGCGGATGGCGGCGGGAAATGGCGTGGCGAGCGGCAAGGTGGTGGTGAATTAA
- a CDS encoding TolC family protein, whose translation MINRAAGIRQCSNRNPVPGAVGLLCCLILFLIFTPDQQGIAQSTQVETPRLSRTLDFYIRAALENAPALHDLDRQRTITALQKEVDAARVSGTHAWLSSEYLFAPFFSNSGLLVSTNPPPGAVGYDVGITNGGQYSAQLHVERSIFSGTLTDALSRQNDVKLRSLQHDYAFEERRMRKEVTELYLQTYRLQLLRAMSQDVADNLRSELAVLGSLQRKGLSRSKDFLLLKIEFEAQQIELRNAEQALRGTLRRLTTSCGLPSDTVPVDLQPVTLAVADSGDGTGFLQGFVLDSLAITAEQEVVDASYHPQVRLFANTGLNAVELHDIQQKFGFSAGFSLTLPLYDGGQKQRKQEQAVLALKSLDEYRRRSRLNIQSERATARDRLETLRSGLQSMESQLADFGTIMEVSRRQLSAGGISMTEYLILVRRRIDMLTRQIDLRISMQQQINTLNYWSWQNERQH comes from the coding sequence TTGATTAACAGAGCAGCTGGAATCCGGCAGTGCAGCAACCGAAATCCCGTTCCTGGAGCTGTCGGACTCCTCTGCTGTCTCATCCTCTTCCTGATTTTCACTCCTGATCAGCAGGGGATCGCACAGTCCACTCAAGTTGAGACTCCCCGGCTCTCCCGCACGCTTGATTTCTACATCCGCGCTGCTCTGGAGAACGCTCCGGCACTGCATGATCTTGACAGACAACGCACGATCACCGCACTGCAAAAGGAAGTCGATGCCGCACGCGTAAGCGGTACGCATGCCTGGCTCAGCAGCGAGTATCTGTTTGCGCCCTTCTTCAGCAACTCCGGTCTGCTTGTCAGCACAAACCCGCCCCCCGGTGCCGTCGGATACGACGTGGGAATCACGAACGGAGGCCAGTACTCGGCACAGCTTCATGTGGAGCGCAGCATTTTCTCTGGCACGCTTACTGACGCCCTGTCGAGACAGAACGACGTGAAGCTGCGATCCCTCCAGCATGACTATGCATTCGAAGAACGGAGGATGAGGAAGGAAGTCACGGAACTGTATCTCCAGACATACCGGCTGCAGCTCCTGCGCGCGATGTCGCAGGATGTCGCGGACAACCTGCGCAGCGAACTCGCTGTTCTGGGCAGTCTGCAGCGCAAGGGTCTCTCACGTTCGAAAGATTTTCTGCTTCTTAAAATTGAATTCGAGGCACAGCAAATTGAACTCCGGAATGCCGAACAGGCACTGCGAGGTACCCTGCGCCGGCTCACGACGTCCTGCGGTCTGCCGTCCGATACCGTGCCCGTCGATCTGCAGCCGGTCACGCTGGCGGTTGCTGATTCCGGTGACGGCACCGGTTTCCTGCAGGGTTTCGTACTCGACAGTCTCGCCATCACCGCTGAACAGGAAGTAGTTGACGCCTCGTATCATCCGCAGGTCCGTTTGTTCGCGAATACCGGGCTGAATGCGGTGGAACTGCATGATATACAGCAAAAATTCGGTTTCAGTGCCGGATTCAGCCTCACCCTCCCACTGTACGACGGCGGGCAGAAGCAACGCAAGCAGGAACAGGCGGTCCTGGCCCTGAAAAGCCTCGACGAATACCGGCGGCGTTCTCGATTGAACATACAGTCTGAACGGGCCACAGCCAGGGACCGTCTCGAAACGCTCCGAAGTGGTCTGCAGTCGATGGAATCACAGCTCGCTGATTTTGGAACAATTATGGAAGTTTCACGGCGCCAGCTTAGCGCGGGAGGAATTTCGATGACCGAGTATCTGATACTGGTGAGGAGGCGGATTGACATGCTCACACGGCAGATCGATCTGCGAATTTCCATGCAGCAGCAAATCAACACATTGAACTACTGGAGCTGGCAGAATGAACGGCAGCACTGA
- a CDS encoding efflux RND transporter permease subunit, which produces MERFYLTYRGPIGVFILLLLAAGAYALTQIKTGLFPDITFPKIKIIAESGEQPVENMMVTVTVPLENSVKRVEDLQMIRSTTSRGSCEISAFLNWGTDIDLGKQRVEAQIAAIRQSLPPGVVTTVEKMNPSILPVMGFSLHGAGRSAVELRELAEFTIKPILARIDGVSDVGVSGGKIKEYQLLLDENHMSDYRITPAVIAEVLVRSNFIASNGFTVDHNRMYLSLTDAAIDNIEELRNTVLVSTPQGNVHIRDIAKVQVGERREYVRINANGENVPLIAVLKQPNANLMDVTQSVRDRLDEIAAILPAGVRLEPYYDQSEFVRGAVGSLRDVLWIGLLLALFVTVAFLRSLKASSVVLVTIPVTLSLTLTVLYAAGYTLNIMTIGAIAAAIGLVIDDAIVVVEQIHRTHEEHPDESGSHLVGRGVRYLLPAMIGSSLSTIVILLPFMFMSGVAGAYFKVMTDTMIIALLCSFLVTWIGLPVLYLMFSRGANDVKKVAKTMHRQTWVAFFLRRPWIALTFSLLLLLSGIYAMRLLPSGFLPEMDEGSIVLDFNSPPGTSLDATDRMLSVVDRILHEIPEVDHYSRRTGTQMGFFITEANRGDYLIQLRDDRSRSTEEVSNDIRRRIHAMLPVLQVDFGQVIGDMLGDLMASVQPIEVKLFGDDHTRLVALADSVAKQVGSVPGTADVFNGITIAGPELSMEPDISRLAQYGMSPSDFQYQMQTRIEGSVIGRIREKNRMIDIRMLNTGPGTSIRDLRSARLFLPDGRLKPIGEFATQRLRKGVAEIDRENLKPMVAVTARLNQRSLGDVLKDIQSRLARTVALPPGYQIEYGGAYAEQQQAFGELLIILLLALLLVFIVILVLFHSIRVSLVIITLALLGTAGSILALFVTGTALNVGSYTGIIMIIGIIGENAIFTYQQYRSMREKGVGRDDALIYSISTRLRPKLMTALGAIAALSPLALGIGTGAQMHQPLAIAIIGGLLTALPLLLIVLPTALHLTETS; this is translated from the coding sequence ATGGAACGATTCTATCTCACATATCGAGGACCGATCGGCGTATTCATACTCCTGCTGCTCGCAGCCGGCGCATACGCACTCACGCAGATCAAGACGGGGTTGTTTCCCGACATCACCTTCCCAAAAATCAAGATCATCGCCGAGAGTGGTGAGCAACCGGTCGAAAACATGATGGTCACCGTGACCGTCCCCCTCGAGAATTCCGTGAAGCGTGTCGAGGATCTGCAGATGATCCGCAGCACGACGAGTCGGGGCAGCTGTGAAATTTCTGCCTTCCTGAACTGGGGCACGGACATCGATCTCGGAAAGCAGCGTGTTGAAGCGCAGATCGCTGCCATCCGCCAATCGCTGCCGCCGGGTGTCGTCACCACAGTTGAGAAGATGAATCCTTCCATCCTTCCAGTCATGGGATTTTCCCTGCACGGTGCCGGACGCAGTGCGGTCGAGCTGCGCGAGCTGGCAGAATTCACGATCAAACCCATTCTCGCACGCATCGACGGAGTTTCCGATGTGGGCGTCAGTGGAGGGAAAATCAAGGAATACCAGTTGCTGCTCGATGAAAACCACATGAGCGACTACCGCATCACGCCAGCCGTGATCGCCGAGGTACTGGTACGTTCGAACTTTATCGCATCCAACGGATTCACGGTTGACCACAACCGCATGTACCTTTCGCTTACCGATGCCGCGATTGATAATATTGAAGAACTGCGAAACACGGTGCTCGTTAGCACACCCCAGGGCAATGTCCATATTCGGGATATCGCAAAGGTGCAGGTGGGCGAACGGCGGGAGTATGTCCGCATCAACGCCAACGGCGAAAATGTGCCACTGATCGCCGTACTCAAGCAGCCCAACGCCAATCTCATGGACGTAACACAGTCGGTACGCGACCGACTGGATGAGATCGCAGCAATTCTGCCTGCGGGCGTTCGCCTCGAGCCTTATTATGACCAGTCAGAATTCGTCCGTGGTGCTGTTGGCAGCCTGCGTGATGTGCTCTGGATCGGACTGCTTCTCGCGCTGTTCGTCACCGTCGCGTTTCTGCGCTCACTCAAGGCGAGTTCCGTAGTGCTGGTGACGATCCCGGTCACCCTTTCCCTTACATTGACAGTGCTGTACGCAGCCGGCTACACACTGAACATCATGACGATCGGAGCAATTGCTGCAGCGATCGGACTCGTCATTGATGACGCCATTGTTGTGGTAGAACAAATACACCGCACACACGAAGAGCATCCGGATGAAAGCGGCAGTCATCTCGTCGGACGCGGTGTTCGCTATCTTCTTCCAGCCATGATAGGATCATCACTCAGTACGATCGTTATCCTTCTCCCCTTTATGTTTATGAGCGGCGTGGCAGGAGCATATTTCAAGGTCATGACTGACACGATGATCATTGCTCTCCTCTGCTCCTTCCTCGTCACATGGATTGGATTGCCCGTCCTGTACCTCATGTTCTCTCGGGGTGCCAACGACGTGAAGAAGGTGGCGAAGACCATGCACAGGCAAACCTGGGTGGCCTTCTTTCTCCGAAGGCCGTGGATCGCACTGACGTTCTCGCTGTTGCTGCTTCTTTCCGGCATCTACGCGATGCGACTCCTGCCCAGCGGGTTCCTTCCGGAAATGGACGAAGGATCCATCGTACTCGATTTCAACAGTCCCCCCGGCACCTCGCTCGACGCCACCGACCGGATGCTCAGTGTCGTCGACCGTATTCTGCACGAAATTCCGGAAGTGGATCATTACTCGCGTCGCACGGGCACACAGATGGGATTTTTCATCACCGAAGCGAATCGGGGCGACTACCTGATCCAGTTGCGTGACGACAGGAGCCGAAGCACCGAGGAGGTTTCGAACGATATCCGCCGCCGCATCCATGCAATGCTGCCTGTGCTGCAGGTCGATTTTGGCCAGGTGATCGGAGACATGCTCGGGGATCTGATGGCATCGGTACAACCAATCGAGGTGAAGCTCTTCGGTGACGATCACACACGACTTGTGGCGCTCGCTGACAGCGTGGCAAAACAGGTCGGCAGTGTTCCCGGTACGGCCGATGTTTTCAACGGCATCACCATTGCCGGGCCTGAACTGAGCATGGAGCCGGATATCAGCCGGCTGGCACAGTACGGGATGAGTCCGAGTGATTTCCAGTACCAGATGCAAACCCGCATCGAAGGGTCGGTCATCGGCAGAATACGCGAAAAGAACCGCATGATCGATATCCGGATGCTGAACACAGGACCGGGCACATCGATAAGGGATCTACGGAGCGCCCGGCTGTTTCTGCCTGACGGACGTTTGAAGCCGATCGGGGAATTCGCCACCCAGCGATTGCGCAAAGGGGTCGCGGAGATTGACAGGGAAAATCTCAAACCGATGGTGGCGGTCACTGCCCGTCTGAATCAACGCTCACTTGGCGACGTGCTCAAAGACATACAGTCGCGCCTCGCCCGCACGGTCGCACTGCCACCGGGATACCAGATTGAGTATGGTGGTGCATACGCCGAGCAGCAGCAGGCGTTCGGGGAATTGCTCATCATTCTGCTTCTCGCGCTGCTCCTGGTGTTCATCGTGATCCTTGTGCTGTTTCACAGCATCCGCGTATCGCTCGTCATCATCACGCTGGCGCTCCTGGGTACAGCGGGGAGCATCCTGGCCTTGTTCGTAACAGGGACGGCACTCAATGTCGGGAGTTACACGGGGATCATCATGATCATCGGCATCATCGGTGAGAATGCCATTTTCACATACCAGCAGTATCGAAGCATGCGCGAAAAAGGCGTGGGCCGTGATGATGCGCTTATTTACTCGATATCGACCAGGCTTCGGCCCAAACTCATGACCGCGCTCGGTGCGATTGCAGCACTGTCTCCGCTCGCCCTGGGCATTGGAACAGGCGCGCAGATGCATCAGCCGCTGGCCATAGCCATAATCGGTGGTCTTCTTACGGCCCTTCCACTGCTGCTCATCGTGCTTCCTACCGCCCTCCATCTGACGGAAACCTCCTGA
- a CDS encoding nucleotidyltransferase family protein: MLKRAQILELLRSSKDDLERRYSVRRIGLFGSVIRGEESAGSDIDIVVDMKHPTFDKYMDLKFHLERVIGREVDLVLLESIKPRLKSVISRETVYA, translated from the coding sequence ATGTTGAAGAGAGCACAAATACTGGAACTCCTGCGATCAAGCAAGGACGATCTTGAAAGACGTTACTCCGTCAGACGCATCGGACTGTTTGGCTCGGTGATCCGTGGTGAAGAAAGCGCCGGAAGCGATATCGATATCGTTGTGGATATGAAACACCCGACCTTCGACAAATACATGGATCTGAAATTCCACTTGGAGCGAGTGATCGGAAGAGAGGTCGATCTTGTTTTGCTCGAAAGCATCAAGCCCCGACTCAAATCGGTGATCTCACGCGAGACAGTCTATGCGTGA